The window GCAGAGCGAGCAAACCCTGTGCCTCGGCCTCGCGCGGCAGCTCGTGTGCCACGACACGCGCGAGCCAGAGCGCGTCGTCCGCGAGATCACGGTCGGCGGCAGCGTCGCCACCGGCGACGAGATGGGCTTCGCTGTACATCACCGATATGACGGTCAGGACGATATCCAGTCGCTCCGCACGCTCCGAGCCCTCGGGAATCCGAAGCGGGATGCCGGTGGCACCGATCTTCCGCTTGGCTCGCACGATGCGCTGCGCCACCGTCGGTTCGGGGGCCAGCGTCGCTCGGGCGATCTGAGCGGTCGTGAGGCCGCAGATCGCCCGGAGTGTGAGAGCGAGCTGCGCGTCCGGCGAGATGGCGGGGTGACAGCAGCCGAACAGCAGCGGCAACCGCTCGTCGGGCTCTCCGATTCTCGCGTCCTCGCGCGGCGCTGTCAGGGTCGGATCGGCGAGCTGGGCGAGCTTTTCGCGGTACCGCTTCTCTCGTCGCAAGCGGTCGAGCGCATTGTGCCGAGCCGCTTGTGTCAGCCATCCACCGGGGTTGGGCGGAACCCCGCGCGCACGCCACTGACGAATGGCTTCCTCGACCGCCTCGGCGACCGACTCCTCTGCCAGATCGAGGTTTCCGAGCCAGTTCGTGAGGGCCGCGACGATGCGCGCGGACTCCTCTCGGATAACTCTCGCCAGCGGCTGATCGGATGCCGCGGCGCGGTGTGACTCCCCCGCCGCGGCATCCTCATCGTTCACGAATTCTGCAGCCCTCAGTAGGTGACGATCGGTCGGATCTCGACCGCGACGCCGGGCAGTTCGAGGAGCGGCCAGGTCTTGACGATGGCGATCGCCGCGTCGAGGTCGGGCACGTCGATCACCTGGAATCCGCCGATGACTTCTCTGGCCTCCGAGAAGGGCCCGTCGGCCACGACCGGCCCGTCGCTGCCGTGTCTGACCGTCGTCGCGGTGGCGACCGGCTGCAGCTGGGCGCCGGACTCGGTCATCACCTCGCCGTGCGTGCCGAACCAGTCATAGGTGCGGCCATACGCCTGCTCGAGGTGCTCGGGCGACGCCGCTGCGTCGAGCTCGGGAGTGGTGGAGAACATGATGACGTATTTCACGGCCGTGTCCTTTCGTCATGGGAACCGTTTCACCCCCACAGCGAACGGGCAAGCCCGAAATCGACACGAGCGGCGAAGAGCGATTAGAACGGGTTGTTCACCGTCGGGTCGACGATCGGGCGGACCTCGACGCCACCGCCGGTGGCGGGGCACAGCTTCGCGATCTCGAGCGCGTGATCGAGGTCGCGTGCGTCGACGACGTAGTAGCCGAGGAGGGCCTCCTTGCTCTGGATGAATGGGCCGTTGGTCATCGCGCTTCCGCCCTTGATGGTGGTCGCCGTCGTCACGGGCGCGAGCGCACCTCCGCCCGTCAGCGTCCCACCGCGCTCGGCGACCTGGCTGGTGAAGGTGTTGTGGGCGTCGACCACCTGGGCCCATCCCTCGGGCGGCATGGTCTCGTAGTAGGTCGGGTCTTCGTAGATGAGGATTGCGAACTGGGACATGGACGTGCCTCCTGCACTGGGTCGCGGACCGGCCGATCCGGCTCCGTCACAGTCACAGCGAACAACGGGCCGCGAAATCGACAAGGGTGCCCGACGCTCTTCTGATCAGCCCCCGGTCAACGAGCCCTCTGACCGGGGGCTGACGTTCGTCGTTGTCGGGTCGAGCCGTGGTGCCAGGATGAGGGCATGGCCTTCGGGATGACGCGCGACGTGGTGCGCCCTACGGATTCCGCCCGCGCGGATCGGGTGACCTACGTCGAGCTCTTCTTCGACCTGGTGTTCGTCTTCGCGTTGACGCAATTGTCTGCCTATCTGTACGAGAACCAGACGCCGCTGGGTGCCTTCGAGGGCCTCATCATGGTGTGCGCGCTGTGGTGGGGATGGGTCTCCACCACCTGGGTGACGAACTGGCTCGATCCGGTGAAGCTCCCCGTCCGCGGGGCGGTGATCGCGCTCGCGTTCGTGGCACTCGTGGTGAGTGTCTCGATCGCGGAGGCGTTCGGCGACCGCGCGTGGGCATTCGCGATCGCGTACGTCGTCCTCCAGGTCGGGCGTACGGGTTTCATCGTGTGGGCGACCGCCCGTCACGACCGACAGGTCGCCCGCGACTTCAGCCTCGTGCTGGCCTGGACGGTCGCCGGGGCGGTGTTGTGGATCGCCGGCGCGCTTCTCCCTCTCTCCTGGCAGCTGCCGTTCTGGTCCGCCGCGCTCGCCCTCGAACTGCTGGGCACCGTTCTCGGGTATCCCGTCCCTGGACGGGGCAAAGTGCTCCTGCGCTCGTGGGATCTCTCCGGCCCGCACATCGCCGAGCGCACGGCCCTGTTCGTGCTCATCGCGATCGGGGAGGGACTGCTGATCACGGGCCTGACGTTCGTGGAGAAGGAATCCTCCGCCTCATCCATCGCGGCGATGGTGACGGCGTTCGTCGCCGCCGCAGCCGCATGGTGGATCTACTTCGATCACGGCGAACGCGTCGGCGCGGAGGCGATCGAAGCGTCGGACGAGCCGGCCCGACTCGCTCGCACCGCCTACACCTGGGTGCATCTTCCGATCATCGCCGGCATCGTGCTGATGAGCGTGGGCGACAAAGAGATGCTGGCACGCCCCGACCAGCGCGGCCTCGCGTCCACGATCGTGATCCTCGGCGCGCCGATCCTGTTCCTCACCGGCACGGTGCTCTTCCGTCGCGTGCTCGAACGACGCTGGTCGCGAGCTCAACTCATCGGGCTGATCGCTCTCGCCGTGCTCGGCGGGGCGACTCTCGCTGTCCCGTTCCTCGACGCACTCACGGCGTCCATCACGGCCGCGGGGATTCTTGTCGGGGTCGCGGCCGGTGAGACCATCGAGCGTGTGAGGCGCGGCCGTCGCGCGGGAGGGTGACGTCGGGGGCGGCAGGCGTCGACCGGCGAGCGAGCAGCTGGGGATACTCGGACAACGTCGAACCCGATGACGCGGCCCCGCATGCGCGCGGCTAGAACGCGTCGAAGCGTTCGCTGCCCTACCTATTGCTGGCAGCTCATCGCCCAAGACGGCGTCGTCAGCCAGGTGGCCCATGACTTCGCAGAGTTGGGACGCCAAGTGACACCTTTGGTCGTCTCGGGTGCAAGCACGATCATGCAGCCGCCCTCGCTGGTGGGAGCCGACAAAGGTAGCGCGGCGCGAGCCCAGGACCCCTGAGTGCTCCGCGCCCGCCGCGGGATCCGCTTGCGCACCTAATCCGTCGTGCATCTCAGACGCAGCTATGGTGTGGGTCCGTCGCCGCTCTGGCTTCGCTATGCAAGCTGATTGCGGAGTTCGCGCAAGGTGGTGAGCAGGTCTTGGCGGGTAGCCTCACGGACGATGAATCCGGGTGCGGGCATGCTGGGGGTGACACGCAAGCTGTAGGTGATGAGTGACTGTCCGTGCGCGGATGGCTGGAGCGACCAGCGCCCGTCATACGCAGCGAGAAGATCGCCGTGAACGAGGCTCCAGGTCAATTCATGAGCTTCCTCGGTGTACTCGACCGTGTAGTGGCTCAGCCACGGGCCGACATGAGCGCCGAAGCGAACTCGAGTGACCGCAGCGGATCCGGTTTCGAGTACCTCGGCAGTGGTGATGGAACTCCGCCAGCGTGGGTAGCCCTCGAAATCGAGCAGGATCGCCCGAACATCCTCGACGGCTCCGGTCATGGTCATCTGGTCAGTCAAAGGTTCGCGCATGTTGTTCCTTCATTGCCCTGCGTTCGATTGGGTGCGGCGGATTGTCATGTGCTCATGGCGGTCAATGTCACGTGGGCGATGTTCGCGGCGACCGTGATGGCCAGGAGGAGCTGAACCATTAAGTGGAAGACCCAGACGACGGCGTGATTGGGCGCCTTGGAGAGGATTGCGGCGCCTCCGTATCCGAGGATCAGGACGACGAACGTCGCTGCTGTGCCGATCGCGTTCGGCGCCGCCATGTTGATGCCGCCGGTGACCGCGGCTGCGATTCCCACCGCTGCGAGAACCGCTAGCGCGGGCAATGCGATTTGTCGTGCGAACGACGAAGTCGTGACTTCGGGAGGATCGGTGAGTAGTGCCGGCGGCGTCGGCTGCGGATGGCCAGAGGCCCTGATCAGCGTACGAAGGAGTGCGGATCCGTGGTGGGCGAGGACGATTCCGCAGAAGCCAAGGCCGCCGACGACCAGGATGTTCCGAAGGAGCACACCGAGGACTTCGGGCATCATTGTGCGGGCACCAAGCTGGCGAGCAGGACGAAGCCGACTCCGACGACGAGCGCTAGCTCCACTCGGTTCAGCCAGGCCAACGGCAGAAGCCGGCGGCGGAACTCGGACTGGCTCAGACCTGCGCTGTGGGCTCGCAGCAGACGAACATAGCCGGGCGCGCTGATCGCCGACCCAGCCACCGCCGTCAGAAGGTAGAGCGCGAAGGGAATCAAAATCGCCGGAGCGAGCGGATTCGCGCCGGTAAGCAAGACGAGCGCTGCGCCGCACCCCACTGCCACGAAACCCAGCGGCACATAGAACCGCGGGATGATCCACAACAGCTGTCGCAGGTACGCAGCTGTCTCGTCCCCCTCGACGTCACGGTCGAGTAGTCGGGCGAGCAAAATCTGCCCGCTCACCGCCCCACCCACCCACAGGACGAGGGAAAGTCCAAGCCCATAGACGAGCCATTGGATGGGCGAAAGCCCGACCAGGAGCCCTGTTGCGGCCGCCGAGAGTACGACGAGAACACCAATGAGCGCAAGCTGCAGCTGCTGCGCGAATGCGCGAGAAGAAGACACGGTTACCTCCGATGAGTTTGAACATTTCATCAAGGAGGTACGGTGCCCATTTCGGGCCCTGCTCTCCACGAGCAGAACCAGCATAGCCGGTCTGCAGCCGCAGTTACTCAGGGGTGCGCGCCCCGCGGACCACTTATTCCTGAAATGTAGACCACCGTGTCGAATGCGGGTCCCCGACCGTTCCCGTCTGCGGCGGATCGTGCACCCCCAGGGTTCCCGTCTGTCGAGCCCGATTGACCCGCCCACCCTGATGCCCGGTGAGCGTCGCCCCTGCGAGTGCCCACAGAGCGACGTCGGTGGCCCCGGTTAGGGTCGTGGGGACGGTCCGAGTGGCGGACCATCGGGAAAGGGAACGTTGCGGTACATCGAGGACGAGGGCCGGATCGTCTGGAGCGCGAGCGACCTGAAAGCGGCCGCCGAATGCGAGTTCGCGTGGCTGCGGGCGATCGATGCGAAGCTCGGTCGGGTCGCTCCTGTCGAAGAGCCGGATGACCCGACGCTCCGTCGCGCGGGCGAGCTCGGTGGCGAGCACGAACGACGTGTCCTTTCCCGCTACCGCGCGCAGTACGGCGACGGCGTCGTCGAGATCCCCGAGACCCGCTCCTCCGACGCCGATGCGCTCGCCGAGGCGGTGAGGCTCACCGACGCGGCGCTGAACTCCGACGCCGACGTGATCTACCAGGCGACCTTCGCCACTCACGACTTCGTCGGTTTCGCCGACTTCCTCGTCCGTGACGAGTTCGGCGCGTGGCTCGTCCAAGACACCAAGCTCGCCCGGCACGCCCGGGTGACCGCACTCATGCAGCTCGCCGCCTATGTCGCCCAGCTCGATCGGCTCGGTATTCCGCGCTCCGACCGCGTCGAACTCCTCCTGGGCGACGGCACCACCAGCAGCCACGAGGTCGACGATCTGCTCCCCGTCTTCCACCTGCGCCGTGAGCGCCTGCAGGCG of the Microbacterium invictum genome contains:
- a CDS encoding YciI family protein → MKYVIMFSTTPELDAAASPEHLEQAYGRTYDWFGTHGEVMTESGAQLQPVATATTVRHGSDGPVVADGPFSEAREVIGGFQVIDVPDLDAAIAIVKTWPLLELPGVAVEIRPIVTY
- a CDS encoding low temperature requirement protein A; amino-acid sequence: MAFGMTRDVVRPTDSARADRVTYVELFFDLVFVFALTQLSAYLYENQTPLGAFEGLIMVCALWWGWVSTTWVTNWLDPVKLPVRGAVIALAFVALVVSVSIAEAFGDRAWAFAIAYVVLQVGRTGFIVWATARHDRQVARDFSLVLAWTVAGAVLWIAGALLPLSWQLPFWSAALALELLGTVLGYPVPGRGKVLLRSWDLSGPHIAERTALFVLIAIGEGLLITGLTFVEKESSASSIAAMVTAFVAAAAAWWIYFDHGERVGAEAIEASDEPARLARTAYTWVHLPIIAGIVLMSVGDKEMLARPDQRGLASTIVILGAPILFLTGTVLFRRVLERRWSRAQLIGLIALAVLGGATLAVPFLDALTASITAAGILVGVAAGETIERVRRGRRAGG
- a CDS encoding SRPBCC family protein, encoding MTMTGAVEDVRAILLDFEGYPRWRSSITTAEVLETGSAAVTRVRFGAHVGPWLSHYTVEYTEEAHELTWSLVHGDLLAAYDGRWSLQPSAHGQSLITYSLRVTPSMPAPGFIVREATRQDLLTTLRELRNQLA
- a CDS encoding RNA polymerase sigma factor, which translates into the protein MNDEDAAAGESHRAAASDQPLARVIREESARIVAALTNWLGNLDLAEESVAEAVEEAIRQWRARGVPPNPGGWLTQAARHNALDRLRREKRYREKLAQLADPTLTAPREDARIGEPDERLPLLFGCCHPAISPDAQLALTLRAICGLTTAQIARATLAPEPTVAQRIVRAKRKIGATGIPLRIPEGSERAERLDIVLTVISVMYSEAHLVAGGDAAADRDLADDALWLARVVAHELPREAEAQGLLALLLFHRAREGARAVDGELILLADQDRARWDRRLIAEAQSVLETAAMLRRPGRWQLHAAIAACHSDTRDGEGTDWPQVLTLYDMLLAYDHSPVVRLNRAVALAEVDGPQAALDAVDALGYALSGYHLWHAVRARMLRQLGERDAAMAEDLSALELTANDAERRLLEARIDRAGGLP
- a CDS encoding YciI family protein; its protein translation is MSQFAILIYEDPTYYETMPPEGWAQVVDAHNTFTSQVAERGGTLTGGGALAPVTTATTIKGGSAMTNGPFIQSKEALLGYYVVDARDLDHALEIAKLCPATGGGVEVRPIVDPTVNNPF